The stretch of DNA AGTCCTTCTTCCTCTACTCCGAGGAGACCGAGTACGCCCTGCGCGCCCGCGACCTCGGCTACGCCACCCGGCTCGCCCCCACGGCCCGCGCCGTCCACCTGGAGGGCGACTCCGAGGTCTCCCCGCGCCTGTGGACCCTGCTCACCCTCAACAAGGTGCGCCTCTTCCGCCGCCGCCACGCCCTCCCGGCCACCGCCCTGTTCTGGACGGCCACCCTGCTGCGCGAGGGCTCCCGCGCCCTGCTCGGCCACACCCGCAGCCGCCGCGCCGCCGCCGCCCTGCTCAGCCCGGCCCGCCTGCGCACCCGCCCGACCGCCGACAACCTGGCCTGAGGCGCACAGCGTGTACCTCTCCTCCGCCCGCTCCGCCGACCACTCCCGCCCGGCGGGCCGCGCCGCCCGGCGGGTCAGCTCCACGGTGGTGACCCTCGGGGTGGTGAGCCTGCTCACCGACATCTCCTCCGAGATGGTCTCCTCCGTCCTGCCGCTCTACTACACCTCCGTGCTCGGCCTGACGATGCTTCAGACCGGCTTCCTGGACGGCCTGTTCAACGGCGCCACGGTCTTCCTGCGGCTGGTCGGCGCCCACCTGGCCGACCGGTTCCAGGCCCGCAAGTACGTCGCCCTGGCCGGGTACGGCCTCTCCGCGCTCTGCAAGCTGGCCCTCCCGGCGGCGGGCGCCTCGCTGCCCGCGCTCAGCGCGGCCCTCGCGGCCGACCGCAGCGGCAAGGGCCTGCGCACCGCTCCCCGGGACGCGCTGATCTCGCTCTCCTCCACCCCGGAGACCCAGGGCCGCGCCTTCGGGGTGCACCGGATGATGGACACCGCCGGCGCGTTCTGCGGCCCGCTGGCCGCCTTCGCCCTGCTCTCCGCCGTGGCGGTGGCCTACGACGCGGTCTTCGTGGCCAGTTTCTGCGTGGCCACCCTCGGGCTGCTGGTGCTGCTGCTCTTCGTCCGTGACCAGCGCGGCACCCACACCCGGGCCAAGCCCGTGCTGCGCACCGCCCTCGACCTGCTGCGCGACCGCACCTTCCGCCGCACCTGCCTGCTTGTGACCCTACTGGAGACGGCCACCATCAGCGACGCCTTCGTCTACCTCACCCTCCAGCGCCAGGAC from Kitasatospora sp. MMS16-BH015 encodes:
- a CDS encoding MFS transporter; this encodes MYLSSARSADHSRPAGRAARRVSSTVVTLGVVSLLTDISSEMVSSVLPLYYTSVLGLTMLQTGFLDGLFNGATVFLRLVGAHLADRFQARKYVALAGYGLSALCKLALPAAGASLPALSAALAADRSGKGLRTAPRDALISLSSTPETQGRAFGVHRMMDTAGAFCGPLAAFALLSAVAVAYDAVFVASFCVATLGLLVLLLFVRDQRGTHTRAKPVLRTALDLLRDRTFRRTCLLVTLLETATISDAFVYLTLQRQDDLAARWFPLLALGTAAPYLLLSLPAGTLADRFGPWRLYLGGHLCFLALLALLAVGGSGPLVLTVALLLHGTFYAATDAPLMAHAARLLPAEARTSGFAVLQSLQALGMFASSLLFGTAYRLVGARTTLELFAVGLLLSLGLATALIRKGTTA